The following are encoded together in the Mycolicibacterium arabiense genome:
- a CDS encoding carbohydrate ABC transporter permease — MPREVSVRRPQSFLRRVGRSETVNGWALISPAVVLIGIFGLLPVLMSLQLSFQQSDLLTPETPWVGLENYRKLADDPVFVESIRHTIVYTALFVPGTMIVGLFVAAAMNRSVRFISVYRTAAYITMAVSTISQGIIFMWLTDRDYGLVNAALNAVGVPSQGFLASPSQALFVIVAMTIWGWTGFSVIVYLAALQGVPAELNEAAAIDGASAFTRFRTITVPLLGPANLFLVVWLTINALQLFDEVYATTRGGPLRATTVIVYYLWDRAFVHFDAGYAAAMAYALFVVILVITAVQFRIARRYVHYS, encoded by the coding sequence ATGCCCCGGGAGGTCTCCGTACGGCGACCGCAGTCCTTCCTCCGGCGCGTCGGCCGCTCGGAGACCGTCAACGGCTGGGCCCTGATCAGCCCCGCCGTCGTGCTGATCGGCATCTTCGGCCTACTGCCGGTGCTGATGTCGCTGCAGCTGTCGTTCCAGCAGTCCGACCTGTTGACGCCGGAGACGCCATGGGTGGGTCTGGAGAACTACCGGAAGCTGGCCGACGATCCGGTGTTCGTCGAATCGATCCGGCACACGATCGTCTACACCGCCCTGTTCGTCCCGGGCACCATGATCGTCGGGCTGTTCGTGGCCGCGGCGATGAACCGGTCGGTGCGCTTCATCTCGGTCTACCGCACCGCGGCCTACATCACGATGGCGGTGTCGACGATCTCCCAGGGCATCATCTTCATGTGGCTGACCGACCGGGACTACGGTCTGGTCAACGCCGCGCTGAACGCGGTCGGGGTGCCCTCGCAGGGGTTCCTGGCGTCGCCGTCGCAGGCCCTGTTCGTAATCGTCGCGATGACGATCTGGGGTTGGACGGGGTTCTCGGTGATCGTGTATCTCGCTGCGCTACAGGGTGTTCCCGCTGAATTGAACGAGGCCGCGGCGATCGACGGAGCCAGCGCGTTCACCCGGTTCCGCACCATCACCGTGCCCCTGCTCGGCCCGGCGAACCTGTTCCTCGTCGTCTGGCTGACCATCAATGCGCTGCAGCTGTTCGACGAGGTGTACGCCACCACGCGCGGCGGACCGCTGCGCGCGACCACCGTCATCGTCTACTACCTGTGGGACCGCGCCTTCGTGCACTTCGACGCCGGCTACGCCGCGGCGATGGCGTACGCGCTGTTCGTCGTCATCCTCGTGATCACCGCGGTGCAGTTCCGCATCGCCCGGCGATACGTGCACTACTCGTGA
- a CDS encoding ABC transporter substrate-binding protein: protein MIRSVFHQRLRIALVAVLAFVLAACGGGSSSSGPVEIAVWHGYQDTEGDVFKELVARYNQDHPDVKVAELYSSNDLVLQKVLTAVRGGSAPDVAYMFGSWSPNIAQIPQVVDMAEEVSKPEWQWDDFYPAEREAATVGDEVVGVPALVDNLAIVYNKKLFADAGIAPPSPEWTWDDFQAAAAKLTDPAKGQYGWLIPADGSEDTVWHYVPMLWEAGGDILSPDNQRAVFNSEAGVKALTVLQQMAVTDKSLYLDTTNENGPKLMNSGKVGMLVTGPWDLSQLSDIDYGVQVMPTFAGSSGGHQTIAGPDNWVTFDNGDRKKQAAIDFVKWISAPEQVKTFSLGTGDLPIRTSVGQDPSVLASLDQNVPGTGVFVQNLSNVQKVRPTVQQYPDVSEALGQSIVAVLLGKEQPADALNAAAKAADAALAGK from the coding sequence GTGATTCGCTCGGTGTTCCACCAACGTCTCCGCATCGCGCTGGTCGCGGTTCTCGCGTTCGTCCTGGCCGCCTGTGGCGGCGGATCCTCGTCGTCGGGACCGGTAGAGATCGCCGTGTGGCACGGCTACCAGGACACCGAGGGCGACGTGTTCAAGGAACTCGTCGCCCGCTACAACCAGGACCACCCCGATGTGAAGGTCGCCGAGCTGTACTCCAGCAACGACCTCGTGCTGCAAAAGGTGCTGACCGCGGTGCGCGGCGGCAGCGCCCCGGACGTCGCCTACATGTTCGGCTCGTGGTCACCCAACATCGCGCAGATCCCGCAGGTCGTCGACATGGCAGAGGAGGTGTCAAAGCCCGAATGGCAGTGGGACGACTTCTATCCCGCCGAGCGCGAGGCTGCGACCGTGGGTGACGAGGTGGTCGGCGTGCCGGCGCTGGTGGACAACCTGGCGATCGTCTACAACAAGAAGCTGTTCGCCGACGCAGGCATCGCACCGCCTAGCCCGGAGTGGACCTGGGACGACTTCCAGGCGGCCGCCGCCAAGCTGACCGACCCGGCGAAGGGACAGTACGGCTGGCTCATTCCCGCCGACGGCAGCGAGGACACCGTGTGGCACTACGTGCCGATGCTGTGGGAGGCCGGTGGCGACATCCTGTCCCCCGACAACCAGCGCGCGGTGTTCAACTCCGAGGCGGGCGTGAAGGCGCTGACGGTGCTGCAGCAGATGGCCGTCACGGACAAGTCGCTCTACCTCGACACCACCAACGAGAACGGCCCTAAGCTGATGAACAGCGGCAAGGTCGGGATGCTGGTGACGGGCCCGTGGGATCTCAGCCAACTGTCCGACATCGACTACGGCGTGCAGGTCATGCCCACGTTCGCCGGGTCCAGCGGCGGCCATCAAACGATTGCGGGCCCGGACAACTGGGTGACGTTCGACAACGGCGACCGCAAGAAGCAGGCCGCCATCGACTTCGTGAAGTGGATCTCCGCACCGGAGCAGGTCAAGACGTTCTCACTGGGCACCGGCGACCTCCCCATCCGCACCTCGGTGGGCCAGGACCCCAGCGTGCTCGCGTCGCTCGATCAGAACGTCCCCGGTACCGGCGTGTTCGTCCAGAACCTGTCCAACGTTCAAAAGGTGCGGCCGACGGTGCAGCAGTACCCCGACGTCTCCGAGGCGCTCGGACAGTCGATCGTGGCGGTGCTGCTCGGCAAGGAGCAGCCCGCGGACGCGCTGAACGCCGCAGCCAAGGCGGCCGACGCCGCACTGGCCGGGAAGTAG